In the Gymnogyps californianus isolate 813 chromosome 3, ASM1813914v2, whole genome shotgun sequence genome, one interval contains:
- the FLVCR1 gene encoding feline leukemia virus subgroup C receptor-related protein 1, whose amino-acid sequence MVEDSGEEEAEGENGEMPAAAAVPSLQRCNGFLPGKEAEDGGRAAPAGGGERAAEAEAMLSAAGGRVETRLSRRRLAVLAVFSCYSLVNAFQWIQYSILSNVFAGFYGVSFTQIDWLSMVYMVAYVPLILPATWLLDARGLRLTALLGAGLNGLGAWLKCASLAPDRYPLTLTAQAVCAVAQVFILGLPSRIASVWFGPTEVSTACAVAVLGNQLGTAIGFLLPPVLVPNTPNDIDLMAHNISIMFYGTAIVSTLLFFLTGVVFEEKPKYPPSHSQAVLQTMPPEDYSYKQSIINLFKNIPFVLLLISYGIMTGAFYSVSTLLNQMIVTHYEGEEVNAGRIGLTLVVAGMVGSIICGLWLDYTKTYKQTTLIVYILSFIGLVVFTFTLDLGYLIVVFVIGGVLGFFMTGYLPLGFEFAVEITYPESEGTSSGLLNASAQIFGIVFTLVQGKLTTDYSPRAGNLFLCAWIFVGIILTALIKSDLRRHNVNSGIMNLDVKAVPVDSPVEPESSTLKIQSAL is encoded by the exons ATGGTGGAGGACAGCGgcgaggaggaggcggagggggAGAACGGGGAGAtgccggcggccgccgccgtgCCCTCCCTGCAGCGCTGCAACGGCTTCCTCCCCGGCAAGGAGGCGGAGGacggcgggcgggcggccccggcgggcggcggggagcgggcggcggaGGCCGAGGCCATGCTGTCGGCGGCAGGCGGCCGGGTGGAGACGCGCCTGTCGCGGCGGCGGCTGGCGGTGCTGGCCGTCTTCAGCTGCTACTCGCTGGTGAACGCTTTCCAGTGGATCCAGTACAGCATCCTCAGCAACGTCTTCGCCGGCTTCTACGGCGTCTCCTTCACGCAGATAGACTGGCTCTCCATGGTCTACATGGTGGCCTACGTGCCGCTGATCCTGCCCGCCACCTGGCTGCTGGACGCCCGCGGCCTGCGCCTCACCGCCCTGCTGGGCGCCGGCCTCAACGGCCTGGGCGCCTGGCTCAAGTGTGCCAGCCTGGCCCCCGACCGGTACCCGCTCACCCTGACGGCCCAGGCCGTCTGCGCCGTCGCCCAGGTCTTCATCCTGGGGCTGCCCTCACGCATCGCCTCCGTCTGGTTCGGCCCCACCGAGGTCTCCACCGCCTGCGCCGTGGCCGTGCTGGGCAACCAG CTTGGCACTGCAATTGGCTTTTTGTTGCCACCTGTTTTGGTTCCAAACACACCTAACGATATCGATCTAATGGCACATAACATCAGCATCATGTTCTACGGAACAGCGATAGTGTCCACACTTTTGTTCTTCTTAACAGGAGTTG tgtttGAAGAAAAGCCCAAATACCCTCCTAGTCACTCTCAAGCAGTCCTGCAAACTATGCCTCCCGAGGATTACTCCTACAAGCAGTCGATTATTAACTTGTTCAAAAATATCCCATTTGTACTTTTGCTGATCAGTTATG GTATTATGACTGGGGCATTTTATTCTGTCTCCACATTATTAAACCAGATGATAGTAACTCATTATGAG GGAGAAGAAGTGAACGCTGGGAGAATTGGCTTGACACTGGTGGTGGCAGGAATGGTGGGTTCGATTATTTGTGGTTTGTGGCTGGATTACACTAAAACATACAA GCAAACTACTTTGATTGTTTACATTCTCTCTTTCATTGGGTTGGTGGTATTTACTTTCACCCTGGACCTCGGATACCTTATAGTAGTGTTCGTCATTGGAGGAGTACTTGG GTTCTTCATGACTGGCTATCTCCCACTTGGGTTTGAATTTGCTGTGGAAATTACATACCCAGAGTCTGAAGGCACTTCCTCAGGTCTCCTTAATGCATCAGCACAG ATATTTGGAATTGTCTTTACACTTGTTCAAGGAAAACTCACAACGGACTACAGTCCTCGTGCAGGAAACCTCTTTCTTTGTGCTTGGATTTTTGTGGGCATTATCTTAACAG ccttaataaaatcagatttgCGAAGACACAATGTGAATTCAGGGATTATGAATTTGGATGTTAAAGCT